Part of the Pieris brassicae chromosome 5, ilPieBrab1.1, whole genome shotgun sequence genome is shown below.
GTCTACAAGCTCAAATCGTCGCTGCGGAACCACCAGAAGTGGGAGTGCGGGAAGGAGCCCCAGTTCCAGTGCCCCTATTGCGTGTACCGGGCCAAGCAAAAGATGCACATAGCCCGCCACATGGAGAGGATGCATCGCGAAGTGACTATGAAGCCGGAACAGTACATTAAGCAGGATAACGTCGATGCCTGCACATAAATCGAGACAGTGCTCTCAATACTCATTATGTTAATTTCAAACGCCAGATTTCCCGATTTTGCCCGATTGTGATAAATGTGATGTAGTTCCTTTTGTGATAGTGGCAATCGTTCACGTTAGATTTAATCTCTCACAGCTGACTGTGCATGCGCCACCAGAGTTTTTTTCTCGTAATCGGCTTGAGTCAAGTTCTAGTTCCGAAGATACACGAATACAGAAGTTATACATTTAATGAGACCATTGTTAGCCCACTTCCAAGTCCATGCACAGTCTGCCCGAAGACGTTACCGCAGGTGGTCGCGCGATTTATAccatgaatttatttagaatttatttgatGATTTGATCGAAGTCGTAACCGTATCGGCAACTCATTGATTTTTATCCAGTTTAAAGGAAACTGAATTGATATAACGTACACAAACACTTATTGTGAAAACGATGATTCCTTTTCGAATGTTGCGTAGCTTTGTTGGGTCGAGAGATAATACTTTAAATGTTGTTACCATTTCAGTTACTGCAACTAAACCTTAAGCGTCGACCAGTTTTGTCTGGTGAATgtttatgattaattttaattattagataCTGTTGATGCTATTTTCGCTTTTAAGCAGTTTAGGTCTTTGCCATATTGCGTtccattaattttgtaatactcATAAGTTTAAATGTTTTGATTCGATTATTTTAGATCTCTTTACACgtattgcatttattttatactacgcGGTTAAGTCGTATTAATTGTAAGTTCCTGCAGACGAATGTTAATTTGTTGTTATTGGGGCCAATCGTAATCGTTAGTGTGAGGATTGACCGGAACGAGTGCCTTATTGTTGAATCGAGAGTGTATCTGTGTCTATGAACCGAGCACAAAAATGAATTTTCGGATGTTGAAATCTTCCACGTAGcgtataagtattttatatttaccatTTAGCGTTTATAAGTGATGTGGCGTATATGTTAGTAGAGTTATTCCGTTGGCTTTGCAAAAACGCGAAACTATGGAATAACCATACCGATATGGAGCCGCGTAGGAACCGTTCGCAGTTACCATCGTACAATCAATGTGTAGAGCTCACTAAGTACAACAGTCATTTACAGATACATAAGTGCCTTCTAAAATTAGTCATTAggatttaaaatgtgttttaagtGAACAAGTATATACTCCCAACTCAGATGTGCGCCTCGGTCGTGATGTTCCAATCGCGAGATTCAATAACGAGAGACGAATACAAGATAGCTGTGATAGGGCGAGGCTCAGGGCGCGAGTGCTGAGGGCGACGTGCGCGTGCCCAAGTGATTTCAGAACTGACCTAGTTTCACAATGCTTAGAGTATTTACTATACCTGACAATAAGACAGTGATTCCATTGCAtttgattgtatttttataacctttttgtattttaaataaagttgctATTCTTGATAAAATCtagttttaattgaatttgtgTTAACGTTAAGATGAGtatgtattcaattttttttttatacctgCATAACAGTTCACAAAAACTAACCCCGCATGTTGACATCTCTTGTacctaattgaaatatatttaaggtgGACGCCGGTGCATGTattccattttaaattatgctcGACTATCGGTTGATAGGTTGATAGGTTGCATGATGAAAACACAAGAGGTAATAGTCGTAGATAATATCGTAGCCGAATAAGGAGCAAATTAATGGGAGACACGGTGCATATATTTTGCTTTCGGTGGCACATCCCGGTGCGGTGGCTTGGCTTCATATTATTTGcacgtatttatttttgtttgcgtTTTAATTTCAGTTGCGCACTTGTACACGCCTTATATATTGGGTTATGGTACTGCAAGTTTGAGCGGCGGTAAAGCTGGGTGGACGCTATATGAGTGCGTCGATTGTGGGAACAAATACAAGCACAAGGGATCTCTCCAACGGCATATAAAATACGAGTGTAGGAAGCAGCCCAGTTTCAAATGTCCCTATTGCGTGTATCGCGCCTACCAGAAGCACAATCTACTGCTACACGAGCGCCACCTGCACAAAGATTTACCAGAGAAGGTCGACTTTGTCTCTGAATGACCCGGGCTTGGGTGAAAACATGTCAGTAacctttgaaaatattaactaacGACTCGACTATGGAACGCTACACTAACAACTTTAAAAACTGAAAGTTACTGGGAGCTGGAATGTGCAATGTCCTCTTATTTGTTGACTTCAGCTAATTTTCGCTTTTTATCGTTTTgtgaatattgattttgaagTCACTCATCATCGAATATCTTTTACAGCTTCACGATCGCTGGATCACCCGTGCAACTTACTTAAATTTCAAGAAAGAATTCTAAGAAGCAGAAGAATCAAGTTACCATTAGTGTGTTATAACTAACTGCAATAGTTTTAATCGCCGATTAAGTAGAgacaaaattaagtaaaaataaacggTCATAAGGTGAAATCCATTAGTGCTCAAGTATCACATAATCATACCAAAATATTTCTTGCCATCCCATTATCATGGTCAGTTtggtttttagtattttttttatagagtaGGTATAGTAGAAGTGGTAGTCGACCTTCACCGGCAGCTTTACAGCATAATATACACCTTTAATGACCAAATATTTAGTCAGTTGAATccaaatactaatatttttattaatttatatcctAAGACTATTGTTTaagacatgtttttttttttttcgataatTTTATACGTATTTAGTATTATGCATAGATTGTTAAATTCTTgttgttaatgtttatttaatgtgtGTTCCTTGTTAccaaagaaatttataaattaactttgaCACATTGTTGAATCACTTGTATTATAAGGCCAGTATTCCTAATAATGTGTAcctttataaagtatttttgcatttgttactgttaataataataattaagttaccaTCGAAGTtcaaaaatcataataaccaAAGAGTTCAATCGATTCTAGAATAAATTTACTCTGTGCCTTACTACATTAAGaaactaagtaagtaaattgttattaaactaCATATATAGAGAGAATGTTGTTGCGCATTagccattattataatacatgttTATGATATTTGTTGCTGTCAAATATGAgccaaagtaaaattaatacttGTTGTGTTATGCCAGCCCAAATGTAGAAAAAAAAGTCCATAATCGTGTTTGCTTaatgtaaatgaaaaaaaactattggTGGTGGCAGACAAagaattactattatattacatagtaaaatattattttgaagtaCGAATGACGTAAATATTAAAGCGAAATTAAAGTCAAACATTCACTTTCCTTCTCTTTGTGTTTTCtgtaattgataaaaaaagcTTAATGTGTTTGCTTTTGTCGAGACCGCAAAAAATTGCTACGACTTTGATTAGCAGAAAATCTACTAACGATTTTTACCCACCAAgatatgttttttgttataaggTTGAGCTATACTTAGTTAATAATTGGTATTAGATGATTCAATTTATAGGTTTCAGAATTGGTAGCTATACGAAAGATATACACAAAACGTTACTGAACATATGgtttaaattgtttacatttttttactttagtcttcaaaaattatttgtatcttaaaattgtaattgtacacctagtagaaataaatattttcttatggaCATATGGATCGTTCATTACAcatatgttacaaataaaaacatttaacgcAATTGTAATAAGCCATATTTTCGCAAAAAATGCGCACACATAGCAGACTAAagtctaaatatttttctactgTGGTGtggtttgtttttctttatattgtgtatgtgaataaatgttaatgatttaacaaaatcaatttattaaattattatctccCTTAGCTATTTGTTTATAGGCGACAAATAgtattaatagtaaataataaatattctagaAAGTGTTGacattttacataatacatatattatttatgaaatattagtggtacaatatttgttaatctgctttaatatttccaatacaattttaagttgaTGTAGACAATAATAACGTGtcagaaacatttttattgtttcaggtGATATGGATTTTATGAAATCGGTAATGCATAATATGATGCCAGCGCTGAAGATGCAGATTTATGACAGCATGTACCAGTGCGAAAAGTGTAATAGAAAATACAGACATAAAAGTACATATAGAAGACACGTTACATATGAATGTGGTAAGGAACCAAAGTTTAGATGCCCCTTTTTCGATTGCACCTACAAAGCATATCAGAAAACTCACACGGACGCACATGTAAAAACTAAGCATCGACTAATGATGGTGGAATACAAAGGATGATAAGTGAAGTGATCTGCATAGTACGTTGTGATATTAATATACCGATTACGTTATTTAATTGTTCTTTCTTTGTTTTAGGCATGATAATACTACATCCTTACTTATCCTTTAATCACAGTGACGATaatctgttttatattaaatttaaaaaaagcttttgctcgtgtatatatatttaaagaaagatTTCCACTTTGGTTTAGTAACATTAAGGGAGAACACTAACGAGTGTTTCAATTCTGTTGGGggtatttcattattttattcattggCGTATGtggcgtatttttttttaacccaGCCCccttacaatgtttttttggACGCGAGACTAAAAGGAGAATTTATTGGATATTATTCTCTAAAATCTGTGACAAATTGATTCGGTGAATTTCAGGGTTATAATgcacaaacatttaaaatactatgtaTTTCATATACGTGCCattcaaatgtaaaaagtaTGTGAAATAAAGATTGGATGTTAAAGATGTTGCTGGTTCTGCagttcttatatttatttttttagttgacCTTCACAGATTATATCCCTTGAATGCATTAGATTTATCTGTCAAGATCAAGTTCCAAGGCTGTCAATTTGTCAACTCAAAATGTCTATTGTTGACGATCAACGttggtaaaaaaattgcaaaacaaagaatttacctaaatattaattaaataaaaatgatttaaagttagctttttaaaatgaaccgccttatatgtttaaaatcttGTTATATTAACACGATAAAAAGTAGTTACAATAAGTCAAgccaattattattgtgtcctAAAAGTGTCACTCCAGAATTGCTTATAGTAAGAAAAGTACACGAACAGAAGAAAATACGTTCAACCCTCAATTATGTGATCGCTTTAGGAGTTATGACAGTAGGTTTAAGTTACGCCGCTGTACCTTTATACAGGATATTTTGTCAAGTAAGTAACCTCAATTATTTTCCTTATCtttgtgaataaaatttatgtgtGAAAGATGCCAAGTAAAGTTTATGTCCGTGTTGATGAAATGAATATAAACTTCCAACGAAACCTATGTAAAATATGCACCTGAAAATATTCatagtataaattttattgtgcaGGCATACAGTTATGGGGGTAGCCTGGGGCAAGCCGATGCAACAGATGAAGTAAGTAATATGAAGGCAGTAAAAGATAGACCTATCAAAATAAGGTTTAATGCAGACGTAGCATCATCTATGCAGTGGAATTTTAGGCCACAGCAAACGGATATTACAGTAAGtatgcaaatatttaaaacttcagttactttactaaattaaacttCCCCTTACCTTATACGGCatctgattaaaatatttgtgcaaAAACatgctatataatatttcaaattacaatcaagggttttattttcatatcatAAGCTAAAATTATGGTTTtaccatattataaaaaaaaacaaatagaacatatatttattatgttatatttgcaGGTGGTGCCAGGAGAAACGGCATTAGCTTTCTACACAGCTAAGAATCCCACTGATAAGCAAGTGGTGGGCATTAGTACTTACAATGTGGTTCCATTTGAGGCTGGTCAATACTTTAATAAGATACAGTGTTTCTGCTTTGAAGAACAAATGCTAAATCCACGTGAGATGGTACGGTTTGATctaaagtataatattttatatttcattttacaaacTGATTTTCAAATGTTACTAGATTGTAAtgcaatgaataatattttaaatcatatcTATATAGGTTTTCATATTCAGCAGAAATTAAGGTTGTATTAGCACATAACAAAGCAGCAGCATAGTAGCTTTCAGTAATTAagccaaataataaattaaataattagaattcAATATCATCATCTTACATAACTTTCAATTGGTCTTGGATTTCTAATGCTGaccatatttatgaaaataataaataaatatcagcacaaattatataacattaataatatcacacacacatttggtgttttattatcaattgGCCTCATTTCAGGTGAACATGCCAGTGTTCTTCTACATAGACCCAGAGTTCAGTGAGGATCCAAAGATGGAGTACATTGATGAGATTGTTTTGTCTTACACTTTCTTTGAAGCTAAAGAGGGATTCCAACTTCCTGTCCCTTCATATGCTAAGTAATGCACAAACCTaagtattttagttatagaCATATTGTGTTATGgaatgacattattttattataaaaatgttgaacatatttttcttttttaaatgtaatccTCTAAAGTTTAtgcattgttatattataactgaGTCTGTTGCTATGGCCCAGTGGGTCACAAACTGTGTATGTATTGAATATAGACAGGTCCTGGATTCCATTCCcagtgaaataaattatagaaatatattatttttaacagacTGAAGACATCAAATCCTAAATATGAAAAGATATACATACAGTCATGAATTTTCGCATAAAGACAAGAAGATTAAATGTACTTTtgaaaattgatatttatcaatttaattttgccaaattttaactgaaaatataataaagctaTTACACAATACAATTACCAGAGACTGccatacattaatattttcaaagtacCCTTTTTAAATCTCCATATATTACCCCCATATGCTTCACAAATATTTCTCTCCAGCTAAGAGTCGAGTAAACTATTAAGCTGTGAG
Proteins encoded:
- the LOC123710482 gene encoding cytochrome c oxidase assembly protein COX11, mitochondrial, translated to MNRLICLKSCYINTIKSSYNKSSQLLLCPKSVTPELLIVRKVHEQKKIRSTLNYVIALGVMTVGLSYAAVPLYRIFCQAYSYGGSLGQADATDEVSNMKAVKDRPIKIRFNADVASSMQWNFRPQQTDITVVPGETALAFYTAKNPTDKQVVGISTYNVVPFEAGQYFNKIQCFCFEEQMLNPREMVNMPVFFYIDPEFSEDPKMEYIDEIVLSYTFFEAKEGFQLPVPSYAK